In Heyndrickxia vini, the sequence CTTAATTTGGAATATCGTTGCTATTATTATAATAATAGTGGGTATCTTTCTCATTGTCCGGTCAAAGAAGTAAAATCAGCTAAGAAAGGGTATTTTGAATGCACAACATTAATTATCATGGTGATGAGTTCGTGCCCGAGGTTCTTTTGGCATTACCGTTTATAGTAGTATTTATTTTATATATCTTCGCAGTAGTGGTCTCTAATCGACGTCATAAAAAATGGTCTTTATACCGTACAACCTCTTGGATTTTTGGAGTAATTTGCGTCTTGATTGCCGTTATTGGCCCCCTAGCAGACCGTTCCGAGGCCACTGAAAAAGTCCATTTATTATTAGGCAGATAGATGTTTGAGTTGACCAAACATTTATCTGCCTTTTTGTTTTATAATGATGATATCAAATGTATGTAGGTGATACTCAAATGATTTCTAACCAAGAATCTCTCAATCTTAGTCCATATATAGCTATTTATGATCTTGTTGTTCCCAAAGATAACATGCTTCGTCAAATCAATGAACTGGTGAATTTTTCGTTCATTATTGAAGAATTGAAAACGAAATACTGCCTCGATAATGGTCGCAATGCAGTGCCACCAATCCGCATGTTTAAGTATCTATTGCTTAAATCGATTTATGATTTGTCTGATGTAGATGTAGTAGAACGCTCTAGATATGATATGTCATTTAAGTATTTTCTCGACATGGCACCAGAAGACCCAGTAATAAATCCAAGTTCCTTAACAAAATTTCGTAAGCTCCG encodes:
- a CDS encoding cytochrome c oxidase assembly protein → MHNINYHGDEFVPEVLLALPFIVVFILYIFAVVVSNRRHKKWSLYRTTSWIFGVICVLIAVIGPLADRSEATEKVHLLLGR